A DNA window from Plasmodium brasilianum strain Bolivian I chromosome 12, whole genome shotgun sequence contains the following coding sequences:
- a CDS encoding syntaxin-6, which yields MKIEKVDPFHEAKHEVDISVSKLQSLYNNWNSMPDKNSILAKEKYFLIKEEIKYLNEDLDDLDNSVNVVKKNSYKFNIGSEELESRSQSIKKIRIILGDITSNLTYKVLSSNTYMNGDYDDVVQKRQDDDLDELAESAERLHNAAITINTELKDQQKLLDELENEMDNSNEKMNFVTRKISDYLKTNSQRNIK from the exons ATGAAAATTGAGAAAGTTGATCCGTTTCATGAGGCAAAAca CGAAGTTGATATCTCAGTAAGTAAGCTGCAGAGTTTATACAATAACTGGAATAGTATGCCTGACAAGAATTccat CTTAGCaaaagagaaatattttttgataaaagaagaaataaaatacttgAATGAAGATCTAGATGACTTGGATAATTCTGTTAATGTTGTCAagaaaaattcatataaatttaatattggATCTGAAGAACTTGAAAGCAGATCACAatccataaaaaaaattcgtaTCATTCTGGGTGATATAACCAGTAATTTAACCTATAAG GTTTTAAGTTCAAATACTTATATGAATGGTGACTATGACgat GTCGTACAGAAAAGACAAGATGACGACCTAGATGAATTAGCAGAATCCGCAGAAAGGCTGCACAATGCTGCAATCACAATCAACACAGAATTAAAGGATCAACAAAA aCTACTTGACGAACTAGAGAACGAAATGGATAATTCAA atgaaaaaatgaattttgtAACAAGGAAGATCTCGGATTACCTAAAAACAAATAGTcagagaaatataaaatga
- a CDS encoding hypothetical protein (conserved Plasmodium protein) has translation MENLFTININPDENVRLNNKTEKNDYIKIRVDKAEASSYEESDNSNNLISIEINEICKNDHFDLLGELNDNQINEYENTRKNIRKYVLKCFKEDDIIIDFPKFCGEDIFNEHILEKKNFKLNLRKDKINDIISSSQEKLKKNRKSELNSRYYFDKNLFNFNDTDEGNFVDLIVGSDISLDEIDNQSKDKVNEGEIGTEEQELKERSGDTKNGTNEEEVNHERVSEGKVNEEQVNEGNGHNSKGADEGIVNEDQVNEDKLTEIKENDIENHYKIKENFPSNNTGLNKNKIENGLIKYTANIGSTVNSGVHVKLSNVMEEFQEKIKNWLVKFPYLNSENFFFHLYFLTELYREKRYVCQNCGSFECDKDFAFRDKCKNKYCYICSKHVFGQICHNTKTQYMVYKANVMHILDEFKNLKYPYTYMSCLKCMSNDHLKCGKPPFIFAKYSYNLRSKFSYKLNPIYFVYLKNPLNIWTVNNPIKDNFKSEKNYSQKVITNTADKPIKIYNNNNNRNSHINSKVIYNTERSIPHLIQNKNNNINNHSNNLNVHNVESEKDESDENYDLAETKRSEIRIKYSFNNNTRKYKPKRNFEIYNLDNDYHHNNNLNTNNKRHKNIHHDNNNYVNKNKLYQGSTIYDNNNQYNSYSNQYNYKSNPRERSNSIYYENNFVHDGNSYKNYSSNVPQNSNRQYSRHIHNQDNHNSNHYNHNSGNYDNDSYDNNKNQKINKYYHNNKYNEENSKLKVYNNYENIKEGLYKNAKFTNSTYNNKPQNNSFLNTSISNHMSKKSSSNNYNSSSNNYNSSSNNYNSASNNYNKNSNNYNNCSNIYNNASSNYNQNSNHYNRSSKHYNCEYTPNKNFNYTSKNNNSRNNYNNLNTKRDNGTNKNAYRNTNSSRNTYNNYH, from the coding sequence ATGGAAAATCTTTttactataaatataaatccAGATGAAAATGTGCgcttaaataataaaacagaaaaaaatgattatataaaaataagagtAGATAAGGCAGAAGCTAGTAGTTATGAAGAGAgtgataatagtaataatttaatatcaattgaaataaatgaaatatgtaaaaatgatCATTTTGATTTACTTGGTGAATTAAATGATAATCAAATTaatgaatatgaaaatacaaGGAAGAACATCCGTAAATATGTTTTGAAATGTTTTAAAGAAGACGACATTATAATTGATTTCCCGAAATTTTGTGGAGaggatatttttaatgagcATATcttagaaaagaaaaattttaaattaaatttaagaaaagataaaattaatgatataatttcatcatctcaagaaaaattaaaaaaaaacaggaaATCGGAATTAAACAGTAGATACTATTTTGATAAGAACCTTTTTAACTTTAATGATACGGATGAAGGCAACTTTGTAGATTTAATTGTGGGCAGTGACATATCTTTAGACGAAATTGATAATCAAAGCAAAGATAAAGTTAATGAGGGGGAAATAGGAACTGAAGAGCAAGAGTTAAAAGAGAGGAGCGGAGATACCAAAAATGGAACTAACGAAGAAGAAGTTAATCATGAGCGAGTTAGCGAAGGAAAAGTTAATGAAGAACAGGTTAACGAAGGGAATGGGCATAATAGTAAGGGAGCGGATGAAGGAATAGTTAATGAAGATCAAGTTAACGAGGATAAATTAACggaaattaaagaaaatgacATAGAAAATCactacaaaataaaagaaaattttcctTCAAATAACACTGGTTTgaataagaacaaaatagaaaatggtttaataaaatacacaGCAAATATAGGAAGTACTGTAAATTCAGGTGTTCATGTAAAATTAAGTAATGTAATGGAAGAATTTcaagaaaagataaaaaattggCTTGTAAAATTCCCATATCTAAATTCcgaaaactttttttttcatttatattttctaactgaattatatagagaaaaaagaTATGTTTGTCAGAACTGTGGTTCCTTTGAATGTGATAAAGATTTTGCTTTTAGagataaatgtaaaaataagtactgttatatatgtagtaAGCATGTGTTCGGGCAAATTTGTCATAATACTAAAACACAATATATGGTATATAAGGCTAATGTAATGCATATATTagatgaatttaaaaatttgaaatatccttacacatatatgtcaTGTTTAAAATGTATGTCAAATGATCATTTAAAATGTGGAAAACCACCATTTATATTTGCAAAATATTCGTACAACCTGAGAAGTAAGTTTAGCTATAAATTGAATCCAATATATTTcgtttatttgaaaaatccACTTAATATATGGACTGTAAATAATCCCATTAAggataattttaaaagtgaaaaaaattatagtcaAAAAGTTATAACAAATACTGCTGATAAAccaattaaaatttataataataataataatagaaatagtCATATAAATAgcaaagtaatatataatacagaAAGGTCCATACCTCATCTCATACAGAACAAAAACAACAATATTAACAATCACAGTAACAATTTAAATGTGCATAATGTAGAAAGCGAAAAGGACGAGAGTGATGAGAATTATGATCTTGCTGAAACAAAACGTAGTGAAATTcgtataaaatattcatttaataataatacacgAAAGTATAAACCAAAAAGGAATTTTGagatatataatttagaCAATGATTatcatcataataataatttaaatacaaataataaaaggcacaaaaatattcatcacgacaataataattatgttaataaaaataagctCTATCAAGGTAGTACTATATATGATAACAACAATCAATATAACTCATACAGTAatcaatataattataaaagtaatCCTAGAGAACGAAGTAACAGtatttattatgaaaataattttgttcatGATGGgaattcatataaaaattattcttcaAATGTTCCCCAAAATAGTAATAGACAATATAGTAGGCATATACATAATCAAGATAATCATAACAGTAATCATTATAACCATAACAGTGGAAACTACGATAATGACAGTTatgacaataataaaaatcagaaaataaataaatattaccataataacaaatataatgaGGAAAATAGCAAATTAAaagtttataataattacgAAAATATCAAGGAAGGACTATATAAAAACgcaaaatttacaaatagcacatataataataaacctcagaataattcctttttaaataCGAGTATTAGTAATCATATGAGTAAAAAGAGTTcttcaaataattataacagttcttcaaataattataacagttcatcaaataattataacagtgcatcaaataattataacaaaaattcgaataattataacaactGTTCAAATATTTACAACAATGCTTCTAGTAATTACAACCAAAACTCGAATCATTACAACAGAAGTTCGAAACATTACAACTGCGAATATACGcctaataaaaattttaattatacttctaaaaacaataattcaagaaataattataataatcttAACACTAAAAGAGATAACGGTACAAACAAAAATGCATATAGAAATACGAACTCCAGTAGAAATACTTATAACAACTATCATTAA
- a CDS encoding DER1-like protein, with protein MNIVLYLILIFIYISHIKNISVYCRKQYDIKKIKNSYSYNIIHDEIRGKFQNDFNNVIYKRRKLLYIQVPKKKEKGINLYNSYIHDKKINDLLNNKKKNKLYYLHINNNEKGIKRRNKNETLQIFLIKKKKLLQQYIYNLKESLLYKYKTTKIITKIFISSSLILVALNIGGIKPEDIALHSKRVIRAFEFYRIITSALFYGDISLYVLTNIYMLYLQSHELEKSLGSSETFSFYLSQITILSVLCSYLKKPFYATALLKSLLFVNCMLKPYQKSNLIFGIHIYNIYLPYLSIFIDILHAQNLKASLSGILGVTSGSIYYLLNVYLYENYNKKFFKIPKFLKNYLDSLSSDELF; from the coding sequence atgaatattGTTCTGtacttaattttaatttttatatatataagtcatattaaaaatataagtgtATATTGCAGGAAGCagtatgatataaaaaaaataaagaatagcTATTCATACAACATAATACATGACGAAATAAGGGGAAAGTTCCAAAATGATTTTAACaatgtaatttataaaaggAGGAAACTTTTGTATATTCAAGTTcccaaaaaaaaggaaaaaggaattaaCCTATATAACAGTTACAtacatgataaaaaaattaacgaccttttaaataataaaaagaaaaataaactctattatttacatataaataataatgaaaaaggcataaaaagaagaaacaaGAACGAAacattacaaatatttttgataaaaaaaaaaaaattactccAGCAGTATATTTACAACCTAAAAgaatcattattatataagtataaaacTACGAAGATTATAacgaaaatttttatatcatcttctttaattttagtaGCACTTAATATAGGTGGTATAAAACCTGAAGATATTGCTCTGCATAGTAAAAGAGTTATAAGAGCTTTTGAATTTTATAGAATTATAACATCAGCATTATTTTATGGagatatatcattatatgtgttaacaaatatttatatgttatatttgcAAAGCCATGAATTAGAAAAATCCTTAGGCTCATCAGaaactttttccttttatttatcaCAAATTACTATTTTGTCTGTTCTATGTTCTTACTTGAAAAAACCGTTTTACGCAACCGCATTATTAAAGTCTTTGTTATTTGTAAACTGTATGCTAAAACCTTATCAAAAATCTAACTTAATATTTggaatacatatttacaatatatatttaccatatttatcaatttttattgATATTTTGCATgcacaaaatttaaaagccTCCTTATCCGGAATATTGGGTGTAACAAGCGGATCCATTTACTATCTTCTAAATGTTTacttatatgaaaattacaataaaaagTTCTTCAAAAttccaaaatttttaaaaaactacCTTGATTCGTTGAGTTCAGATGAATTATTTTAA
- a CDS encoding aminomethyltransferase, translating into MNKYNLCKLKNRTLIQVCGSDSFRFLQSLTTNDLSKIMNEEDITLNKKLLNNILPNKSDSSIYDKISNPSTKYKKLTQGLPSLFLLNNGKILFDCFIYNIEYIHERNFFRLFYIDCNVEIVKLILNVLEKRKLSCDVYFKEMTNIDVYQLLPCISSLSEKSLYDTGDVSNNNDNHTTSIPQGGSSSSITYDGNSNSVITFHNDFLKGFNGEGALFYSRDQRNDLLGYRIYELRKKAKNGLHKNMCETISSNGNTKEDKNVRNYIYEINNGVINETCDILRKFEAEEKRKITEIFIYDYFKLNLGIIENLYSNYTFFKENTRNNINDANTANNNTTIDSGCVLNNNKRAKNERDLFSFKDLSPFDLNYDKLNYLTKDKGCYVGQEAINRTRNKIFINKYQLLICINYDYYNIFLGNSHNLNKVIQDDFIYYNYLKEICDKNLLRSSFFLLKNALKCEENVINYENQYNVLIQDKHTNSNTLSNNIIGHVFYYNHVMGLCFLIKKKINLLTQNLYSVSSNIYIKNKVNKESHRICLLPFKNNKVF; encoded by the coding sequence ATGAATAAGTACAATCTCtgtaagttaaaaaataggaCGCTCATTCAAGTCTGCGGTTCAGATTCTTTTAGGTTTCTTCAAAGTTTGACAACAAATGATTTAAGCAAAATAATGAATGAAGAAGATATTACGTTAAATAAGAAACTActcaataatatattacctAATAAGTCTGATTCAagtatatatgataaaattagtAACCCtagtacaaaatataaaaaattaacgcAAGGTTTACCCTccttatttttgttaaacaatggaaaaatattattcgattgttttatatataatatagaatatattcATGAAAGGAATTTCTTTAGGTTGTTTTACATTGACTGTAATGTGgaaattgtaaaattaatattgaATGTATTAGAAAAACGGAAACTATCATGTgatgtttattttaaagagATGACAAATATTGATGTTTACCAGCTCTTGCCTTGTATATCATCTTTAAGCGAGAAAAGTCTTTACGATACTGGAGATGttagtaacaataatgataatCATACAACTAGCATTCCCCAGGGaggtagtagtagcagtatCACGTATGATGGTAATAGCAACAGCGTGATAACTTTTCataatgattttttaaaagggtTCAACGGAGAAGGTGCCCTTTTCTACTCTCGGGATCAAAGAAATGACCTTCTAGGATACAGAATATACGAATTGCGCAAGAAAGCAAAAAATGGGttgcataaaaatatgtgcGAGACTATAAGTAGTAATGGAAATACTAAGGAAGATAAAAACGTTAGAAACTATATTTACGAAATTAATAATGGAGTAATAAATGAAACCTGTGATATACTACGCAAATTTGAAGCAGAAGAAAAACGGAAAATTACGGAAATCTTCATTTACGATTATTTCAAGCTAAATTTAGGAATAATTGAGAAtttatattcaaattatacattttttaaagaaaacacacgaaataatataaatgatgcTAATACAGCTAATAATAACACAACAATAGATAGTGGTTGcgttttaaataataacaaacgagcaaaaaatgaaagagaTTTATTTTCGTTCAAAGATTTGTCACCTTTTGATCTGaattatgataaattaaattatttaacgAAGGATAAAGGCTGTTATGTGGGACAAGAAGCTATAAACAGAactagaaataaaatatttataaataagtatCAACTGTTGATATGCATTAATTATgactattataatatatttcttggAAATTCCCATAACTTAAATAAAGTTATACAGGACGATTTTAtctattacaattatttaaaagaaatatgtgATAAGAATTTATTGAggtcttctttttttttactaaaaaatgCCTTAAAATGTGAGGAAAATGTcattaattatgaaaatcAGTATAATGTACTTATTCAGGATAAGCACACAAACAGTAATACTCTctctaataatattattggtcatgttttttattataaccaTGTAATGGGTCTATGTTTtctaatcaaaaaaaaaataaatcttttaacacaaaatttatattctgtttcttcaaatatatacattaaaaacaAAGTTAACAAGGAAAGTCATAGAATTTGTTTGTTGCcatttaaaaacaataaagtCTTTTAA
- a CDS encoding leucine-rich repeat protein, with amino-acid sequence MEKQFEEKRKNDSLKKLTIVKISSIIEGGNISNCKELILKNKDIEDCEELYQMKNLSKVDLSQNKIKDLRMVEMNFNLQQIILQNNLIDNINYINNLNNLVYLNLSNNKIKIIDDVCLLKNLKTLILAYNEIEKVPNLASLKNLETLILKNNSIETFVKPTKPMINLKKISLSFNKIRQFCFSFHFSNVQELRLNNNKLINIEKDIIYLTSLRQLYVHNNFIMKEDFLNYLKELNNLKNIVISNNPFFKKMNIYQLNNFIQNTRNLTTINSVNIPPNRIFEHFSFDFSDHVPPNLNRHGDDTKVSKEKSEIKRKKEVQVNRRKMHIHKTDKRKKKKKKNS; translated from the coding sequence ATGGAGAAACaatttgaagaaaaaagaaaaaatgatagcttaaaaaaattaactataGTAAAAATTTCCTCGATCATTGAAGGTGGAAATATATCAAATTGCAAGGAACTAATTCTGAAAAATAAGGATATAGAAGATTGCGAAGAATTAtatcaaatgaaaaatttaagcAAAGTTGATTTAagtcaaaataaaataaaagatttgAGAATGGTTGAAATGAATTTTAATTTGCAGcaaattatattacaaaacaatttaatagataatataaattacataaataatttaaataatttggtatatttaaatttatcaaataataaaattaaaattatagatGATGTATGCTTAttaaagaatttaaaaacattaatattagcatataatgaaatagaaAAGGTTCCAAATTTGGCGAGtttgaaaaatttagaaacattaattcttaaaaataattctattGAAACCTTTGTTAAACCAACGAAACCAATgataaacttaaaaaaaatttctctctctttcaataaaattagaCAGTTTTGTTTtagttttcatttttctaatGTCCAAGAATTaagattaaataataataagttgataaatattgaaaaggatataatatatttgacaTCCTTAAGGCagttatatgtacataataacTTTATTATGAAGGaagattttttaaattatttaaaagaattaaacaatttaaaaaatattgttatatcaaataacccgttttttaaaaaaatgaatatatatcagttaaataattttattcaaaatacaAGAAACTTAACTACTATTAACTCTGTAAATATTCCACCAAACAGAATATTCGAGCATTTCTCCTTTGACTTTTCAGACCATGTACCTCCCAACCTGAATAGGCATGGTGATGATACCAAAGTgtcaaaagaaaaatctgaaataaaaagaaaaaaggaagttCAAGTgaatagaagaaaaatgcACATTCATAAAACAGataagaggaaaaaaaaaaaaaaaaagaactcATAA